One genomic window of Opitutia bacterium includes the following:
- a CDS encoding Hpt domain-containing protein has product MSEPILRPEAIEALRAVSPDDGGVFFRELIDIFLEDTPRRITELKNALREQNVGASVRAAHSIKGSAGNFGAQHLAHVALELESLAKSDQLPAIIARLDELEQSFAAVKEALLALRDS; this is encoded by the coding sequence ATGTCCGAGCCCATTTTGAGACCCGAGGCTATCGAAGCGCTCCGCGCGGTTTCACCGGATGACGGCGGCGTGTTTTTTCGGGAGCTCATCGATATCTTTCTGGAGGACACCCCTAGACGCATCACCGAGCTGAAAAACGCCCTTCGCGAGCAAAACGTCGGTGCATCCGTGCGTGCTGCCCACAGCATCAAAGGCAGCGCCGGAAATTTCGGCGCGCAGCACCTCGCGCATGTGGCGTTGGAACTCGAATCCCTGGCGAAATCGGACCAACTCCCCGCGATTATCGCCCGCCTCGACGAACTCGAGCAGTCCTTCGCAGCCGTTAAGGAGGCGCTCCTCGCCCTGCGCGATTCATGA
- a CDS encoding DUF1573 domain-containing protein has translation MIHRHFISSLVGVAVLGLAVVPAPAALTWTQTEVTSATKPLQKVLAVTFGFKNTGQTPVTIRDVQVNCDCMTAAADKTVYQPGESGTISAHFTVGDRIGSYERGVKVLTDDGAKPQHLRVHIEVPELAAIEPRILDWESGAPADEKPVLITVAAGIQINFSELFVSAPSFSARFETIEAGRRYRLFVKPLATAEAASAAIRFKGKAESGEDVVVSAYANVH, from the coding sequence ATGATCCATCGCCATTTCATTTCGTCTCTTGTCGGCGTCGCGGTTCTTGGACTCGCAGTCGTGCCTGCGCCGGCGGCGCTTACGTGGACGCAGACCGAAGTTACGAGCGCCACCAAGCCGTTGCAAAAAGTCCTCGCGGTCACCTTCGGCTTCAAGAACACCGGCCAAACGCCCGTCACGATTCGCGACGTTCAAGTGAACTGTGACTGCATGACGGCGGCGGCAGACAAGACCGTCTACCAACCCGGTGAAAGCGGAACCATCAGCGCACACTTCACCGTCGGCGACCGCATCGGCTCGTATGAGCGCGGGGTGAAGGTCTTAACCGACGACGGCGCGAAACCGCAGCACCTGCGGGTGCACATCGAGGTCCCGGAACTGGCCGCGATCGAACCGCGCATCCTCGACTGGGAATCGGGCGCGCCGGCAGATGAGAAGCCGGTCCTGATCACGGTCGCTGCGGGAATCCAAATCAATTTCAGCGAACTGTTCGTCTCCGCGCCGTCGTTCTCCGCGCGCTTCGAAACCATCGAAGCCGGCCGCCGCTACCGTTTGTTCGTGAAGCCGCTGGCCACAGCCGAAGCGGCCAGCGCGGCGATCCGCTTCAAAGGCAAAGCCGAATCCGGCGAAGACGTGGTCGTCAGCGCCTACGCGAACGTCCACTGA
- a CDS encoding uracil-DNA glycosylase, whose product MNVREHLLCLTDELRRLKGEGSRTVVVNEESLVELRRAVEVARAELAGATAAVPAPSSAVAERAAAPTPAREAVVAEPAQSFASTAFAPPPPARIVPANAPSSLGAPPPLNLPSGSKQERWNALREVVLNDATCKARVYAGKQVVFGVGNVDASVMFIGEAPGADEEEQGEPFVGRAGQLLNRMIKAMGLDRSQVYIGNILNWRPEMGARSPDGFQTGNRPPTQDEMAYCLPFIRAQIDIIQPRVLVALGKTAVDGLLGADRFKTMGAARGSWHAYNSIPLRATYHPSYLLRQEGLRSEAALKIKRDAWEDLLAVMEKAGLPISEKQRGYFKTG is encoded by the coding sequence GTGAACGTTCGCGAGCACCTCCTCTGTCTCACCGACGAACTCCGGCGCCTCAAAGGCGAGGGCAGCCGCACCGTGGTGGTGAACGAGGAGAGCCTCGTGGAATTGCGCCGCGCCGTCGAAGTCGCGCGCGCCGAACTTGCGGGTGCGACTGCCGCGGTTCCCGCGCCGAGCAGCGCCGTCGCGGAGCGCGCGGCTGCGCCGACGCCGGCCCGCGAAGCGGTCGTAGCCGAGCCGGCGCAGAGCTTCGCGTCCACCGCGTTTGCCCCTCCGCCGCCGGCGCGGATCGTTCCAGCGAATGCGCCGTCGAGTCTGGGCGCGCCGCCGCCGTTGAATTTGCCGAGCGGCTCGAAACAGGAACGTTGGAATGCGCTGCGTGAGGTCGTGCTGAACGACGCGACATGCAAGGCGCGCGTCTACGCGGGCAAGCAGGTCGTCTTCGGCGTCGGCAATGTCGATGCGTCCGTGATGTTCATCGGCGAGGCGCCGGGCGCGGACGAGGAAGAGCAGGGCGAGCCGTTCGTCGGACGCGCCGGGCAGTTGCTCAACCGCATGATCAAGGCGATGGGCCTGGATCGCTCGCAGGTCTACATTGGCAACATCCTCAATTGGCGGCCCGAAATGGGCGCGCGCTCGCCGGACGGTTTTCAGACGGGCAATCGCCCGCCGACACAGGACGAGATGGCGTATTGCCTGCCGTTTATCCGCGCGCAAATCGACATCATCCAGCCGCGGGTGCTCGTCGCGCTGGGCAAAACCGCCGTCGACGGACTGCTCGGCGCGGATCGCTTCAAGACGATGGGCGCCGCACGCGGTTCGTGGCACGCCTACAACAGCATCCCGCTGCGGGCGACCTACCACCCGTCGTATCTCTTGCGCCAGGAAGGACTGCGGTCGGAGGCGGCGCTGAAGATCAAGCGCGACGCTTGGGAGGATTTGCTCGCGGTGATGGAGAAGGCTGGGCTGCCCATCAGCGAGAAACAGCGCGGCTATTTCAAGACGGGTTGA
- a CDS encoding riboflavin synthase, which translates to MFTGIVEETGQVVSFTRGAKAWSLHLSAQLVASDVKLGDSVAVNGCCLTVVKHDARNLWFDLLEETVRLTSFSELKPGSLVNLERSMLPNSRMGGHFVSGHIDTLGRVEIFEQRGADHYLKVRGPAGSGRYLIHKGSIAIDGISLTVAEVDDDALAVWLIPHTMEVTNLREKRVGGGVNLEFDLLGKYVEKLIAARLPANL; encoded by the coding sequence ATGTTCACCGGCATCGTCGAAGAAACAGGCCAAGTCGTCTCGTTCACCCGCGGCGCGAAAGCGTGGTCGCTCCACCTCTCCGCGCAGCTGGTCGCCTCGGATGTGAAACTCGGGGACAGCGTCGCCGTGAACGGCTGCTGCCTCACGGTCGTGAAGCACGACGCGCGCAACCTCTGGTTCGATCTGCTCGAGGAAACCGTGCGCCTGACGAGCTTCTCCGAGTTGAAGCCCGGCTCGCTCGTGAACCTCGAGCGCAGCATGCTCCCGAACAGCCGCATGGGCGGACACTTCGTCAGCGGGCACATCGACACGCTCGGCCGCGTGGAGATTTTCGAGCAGCGCGGCGCTGATCATTACCTGAAGGTTCGCGGCCCGGCGGGCAGTGGACGCTACTTGATCCACAAGGGCAGCATCGCGATCGACGGCATCTCGCTCACCGTCGCCGAAGTCGACGACGACGCCCTCGCCGTGTGGCTGATCCCGCATACGATGGAGGTCACCAATCTCCGTGAGAAGCGCGTCGGCGGAGGCGTGAATCTCGAGTTCGATCTCCTCGGCAAATACGTCGAAAAACTCATCGCGGCTCGTCTGCCGGCCAATCTGTGA
- a CDS encoding PDZ domain-containing protein, producing MITVRRAAAAFVVLSLTLHAIAADLASLLPERLKSIVAVEFTIQTEIERRQVTIAGTVIDEKGTIIIPGANIPGGLAVDQLKDFKVYLPEQDESTPATYLGQDELTGFHFVRATDGLVAKLKPITSFAKAPEPPLGTELWGLGLRGKDEDFKPYALNSRVAMLTTLPNKTALTGQDLGAPGLPVFDVEGRLVGLTLSSFGQNYLMFSRTQHGTPVMLVNADESSVVLLADEFLPFLNRVPTSITGRPVTSIGIYGLQPVDPDVAKLLKLERQSALVVSDILEGSPAAQAGLQDRDIVLAIDGKTLPRLRPDRSIVGYFGQEVLKRKAGDVMKLTVLRGTDRQELAVTLGEEPKMVREAERRYFERLGFTAREFLTADLVAQRAKSAEMGGAIVNFVRPNSPVANAGLRPDDWIREIDGAEVHTYAEAVDKLAAVENDKARAEFVLLTRRGGETQVLRVKLN from the coding sequence ATGATCACCGTCCGCCGCGCCGCCGCGGCTTTTGTCGTTCTTTCGCTCACGCTGCACGCGATCGCCGCCGATCTCGCCTCGCTCCTCCCGGAGCGGCTGAAGTCGATCGTCGCCGTCGAGTTCACAATCCAGACGGAGATCGAGCGTCGCCAAGTCACGATCGCCGGCACCGTCATCGACGAAAAAGGCACGATCATCATTCCCGGCGCCAACATCCCGGGTGGTCTCGCGGTCGACCAGCTCAAGGATTTCAAAGTCTATCTGCCCGAGCAGGACGAGTCGACGCCCGCGACTTACCTTGGCCAGGACGAACTCACGGGTTTTCATTTCGTGCGCGCGACCGACGGCCTCGTCGCGAAGCTGAAGCCGATCACTTCGTTCGCGAAAGCGCCGGAGCCCCCGCTCGGCACCGAACTCTGGGGCCTCGGCCTGCGCGGCAAGGACGAGGACTTCAAACCCTACGCGCTGAACTCGCGTGTCGCGATGCTCACGACGCTGCCGAACAAGACCGCGCTCACCGGCCAGGATCTCGGCGCGCCGGGCTTGCCGGTGTTTGATGTCGAAGGCCGGCTTGTCGGTCTGACGCTGAGCTCGTTCGGACAAAATTATCTGATGTTCTCGCGCACGCAGCACGGCACGCCCGTGATGCTCGTGAACGCGGACGAGAGCAGCGTCGTGCTGCTCGCGGATGAGTTTCTGCCGTTCCTTAATCGCGTGCCGACCTCCATCACCGGTCGCCCGGTGACGTCGATCGGCATCTATGGCTTGCAGCCCGTCGATCCCGACGTCGCCAAACTGCTCAAACTCGAGCGCCAGTCCGCGCTCGTCGTCAGCGACATCCTCGAAGGCAGCCCCGCCGCGCAAGCGGGCCTGCAGGATCGCGACATCGTGCTCGCGATCGACGGCAAGACGCTGCCGCGCCTGCGGCCGGACCGGAGCATCGTCGGCTATTTCGGCCAGGAAGTGCTCAAGCGCAAAGCCGGCGACGTGATGAAGCTCACGGTGCTGCGCGGCACAGATCGACAGGAACTCGCCGTCACGCTCGGCGAAGAGCCGAAGATGGTGCGCGAAGCGGAGCGCCGCTACTTCGAGCGACTCGGGTTCACCGCGCGCGAGTTCCTCACCGCCGACCTCGTGGCCCAGCGCGCCAAATCCGCCGAGATGGGCGGCGCGATCGTGAATTTCGTGCGGCCCAACAGCCCCGTCGCGAACGCCGGCCTGCGCCCCGACGATTGGATTCGCGAGATCGACGGCGCGGAAGTGCACACCTACGCCGAGGCGGTCGACAAGCTCGCCGCGGTCGAGAATGACAAAGCCCGCGCGGAATTCGTGTTGCTCACGCGCCGCGGCGGAGAGACCCAAGTGCTCCGCGTAAAGCTCAACTAA
- a CDS encoding trypsin-like peptidase domain-containing protein — translation MRLNLEKVVIGAISRLHVKSVTVRHSPLPSIILPVVLAAGFLFAANSLAAAGGVSRGFTRLLDAVVRIDVTETTFDDGTKKTERGIGSGVIISADGLILTNAHVASPQAVEISVTLASLERVGAKLVGWDHWTDLAVIRLNMDEVKARKLSFAHADFGDSDDLFPGQTVYAVGTPHGLTRTVTRGIISNNRRYFEDSRAVRGYETGSFNTWLQTDAAINPGNSGGPLVTEDGKVVGINSRTYMGADNLGFAIPSTVAQRVAEGLVKNGGITRSYLGIRPRELQDLERFYSLAANTGLLVDSVDPGSPAARAGVRPSDIVLSLNGTKLDGRFPEQLPPIQNMIANLRVGAAVKLTVKRGAQTLDLTATTEKLESRVGEEWAFEKWGLSVRKVSRAYARENQLPDAGGVLVIGVQPGYPAAQSGIARGDIITKVAGETINDLARMKELHAAYEAKPEPVLVEAQRNRRIALYVFKP, via the coding sequence ATGCGGCTCAATCTTGAGAAAGTCGTAATCGGTGCAATCAGTAGGCTTCACGTGAAATCGGTCACTGTGCGACATTCACCATTACCGTCAATCATCCTCCCGGTCGTTCTCGCGGCCGGGTTTTTGTTCGCCGCCAATTCGCTCGCGGCCGCCGGCGGCGTGAGCCGAGGCTTCACGCGCCTGCTCGATGCGGTCGTGCGCATCGACGTGACCGAGACGACCTTCGACGACGGCACGAAGAAAACCGAGCGCGGCATCGGCTCGGGCGTGATCATCTCGGCCGACGGCCTCATCCTCACCAACGCCCACGTCGCCAGCCCGCAAGCCGTCGAAATTTCCGTCACGCTCGCCAGCCTCGAACGCGTCGGCGCCAAACTCGTCGGCTGGGATCACTGGACCGATCTCGCGGTCATCCGGCTGAACATGGACGAAGTGAAGGCGCGCAAACTCAGCTTCGCGCACGCCGACTTCGGCGACAGCGACGACCTGTTCCCCGGCCAGACCGTCTACGCCGTCGGCACGCCGCACGGTCTCACGCGCACCGTCACGCGCGGCATCATTTCGAACAACCGCCGCTACTTCGAGGATTCGCGCGCCGTGCGCGGTTACGAGACCGGCTCGTTCAACACCTGGCTGCAAACCGATGCCGCGATCAACCCCGGCAACAGCGGCGGCCCGCTCGTCACCGAGGACGGCAAGGTCGTCGGCATCAATTCGCGCACTTACATGGGCGCCGACAACCTCGGTTTCGCCATCCCGTCGACCGTCGCGCAGCGCGTCGCCGAAGGTCTCGTGAAAAACGGCGGCATCACGCGCAGCTACCTCGGGATCCGCCCGCGCGAGTTGCAGGACCTCGAGCGCTTCTACTCGCTGGCGGCCAACACGGGCCTGCTCGTCGACAGCGTCGATCCCGGCTCGCCCGCCGCACGCGCCGGCGTGCGACCCAGCGACATCGTCCTTTCGCTGAACGGCACGAAGCTCGACGGCCGCTTTCCGGAGCAGCTGCCGCCCATTCAAAACATGATCGCCAACCTGCGCGTCGGCGCCGCCGTGAAACTCACCGTCAAGCGCGGCGCGCAGACGCTCGACCTCACTGCCACAACCGAGAAACTCGAAAGCCGCGTCGGCGAGGAATGGGCCTTCGAAAAATGGGGCCTCAGCGTGCGCAAGGTCTCGCGCGCCTACGCCCGCGAGAATCAACTCCCCGATGCCGGCGGCGTGCTCGTCATCGGCGTGCAGCCCGGCTATCCGGCGGCGCAATCCGGCATCGCGCGCGGCGACATCATCACCAAGGTCGCTGGCGAGACCATCAACGACCTCGCGCGCATGAAGGAGCTCCACGCCGCCTACGAGGCGAAGCCCGAGCCCGTCCTCGTCGAGGCCCAGCGCAACCGCCGCATCGCGCTCTACGTTTTCAAACCATGA
- a CDS encoding leucine--tRNA ligase, which produces MSHSDRFHVKPTDCTDYDFLKIEPHWQSIWEQTRPFRAENGSSKPKYYVLDMFPYPSGAGLHIGHPEGYTATDILARFKRAKGFNVLHPIGWDAFGLPAEQHAVKTGTHPASNTQNNITNFRRQIKALGFSYDWEREVDTTDPKYFRWTQWIFLQLFKKGLAYVDERPVWWCPELRTVLANEEVVDGKSEVGGFPVERKNLRQWVLRITAYAEQLIDGLKDVDWPDSTKRMQEAWIGRSEGAEVLFKLENAALGDLKIFTTRPDTLFGCTYMVLAPEHPLVLGLTTDAQRADVEAYRKATASKSDVDRMSDAAKEKTGVFTGGYAINPVDGARVPIWIADYVLMGYGTGAIMAVPAHDERDYEFAQKYQLPIPRVIAADDGSDKLPYTGDGKLINSPGYDGLSWEEAKKQITADLAAKGIGKGTVNYKLRDWLFSRQRYWGEPFPIVWVNADDYARAAKLRRDLPAQPVTFVENGVTLYALPLPEVALPLQLPDVQSYLPSGTGESPLANVPEWLEIWLNAETGAAVPASQPKPAGDAWVRGRRETNTMPQWAGSCWYYLRYLDPQNAATFAGKDALAYWGVPDLYVGGAEHAVLHLLYARFWHKVLFDLGVVPQAEPFKKLFHQGIILGEDGVKMSKSRGNVVNPDDIIRSYGADTLRLYLMFLGPLEAMKPWNPKGIEGVHRFLRKFWRECLGEDGKLNSRISDTAALTADTEKLRHETIKKVGEDLEAMRFNTAISQMMIYLNALQKEPALPRAALLEFAQMLAPFAPHLGEELWSRLGGTDTAMAAAWPQFDSNKLVADTMTIVFQVNGKHRGDAQVPVASSEADLIKTAQEHPKVAPHLAGKALKRTIYVKGKLLNLLVG; this is translated from the coding sequence ATGTCGCACAGTGACCGATTTCACGTGAAGCCTACTGATTGCACCGATTACGACTTTCTCAAGATTGAGCCGCATTGGCAGTCAATTTGGGAGCAGACCCGCCCATTTCGAGCCGAGAATGGCTCGTCGAAGCCGAAATACTACGTGCTCGACATGTTTCCCTACCCGTCCGGCGCGGGCCTGCACATCGGCCACCCGGAAGGCTACACCGCGACGGACATCCTCGCCCGCTTCAAGCGTGCGAAGGGCTTCAACGTCCTCCACCCGATCGGCTGGGATGCGTTCGGCCTGCCCGCCGAGCAGCATGCGGTGAAGACCGGCACGCACCCGGCGTCGAACACGCAGAACAACATCACGAATTTCCGCCGGCAGATCAAAGCGCTGGGCTTCTCCTACGATTGGGAGCGCGAAGTCGACACGACCGACCCGAAATACTTCCGCTGGACGCAGTGGATTTTTCTCCAGCTCTTCAAAAAAGGCCTCGCCTACGTCGACGAGCGCCCCGTCTGGTGGTGCCCGGAGCTGCGCACCGTCCTCGCCAACGAGGAAGTCGTCGACGGCAAGAGCGAAGTCGGTGGCTTCCCGGTGGAGCGCAAAAATCTCCGTCAATGGGTGCTCCGCATCACGGCTTACGCCGAGCAACTCATCGACGGCCTGAAGGACGTCGATTGGCCCGACTCCACCAAGCGCATGCAGGAAGCGTGGATCGGCCGCAGCGAAGGCGCGGAGGTGTTGTTCAAACTGGAAAACGCCGCGCTCGGCGACCTGAAGATTTTCACCACGCGTCCCGACACGCTCTTCGGCTGCACTTACATGGTGCTCGCGCCGGAGCATCCGCTGGTCCTCGGCCTTACCACCGACGCGCAACGCGCCGACGTGGAAGCCTACCGCAAAGCCACCGCGTCCAAGAGCGACGTCGATCGCATGTCCGACGCCGCGAAGGAAAAGACCGGCGTCTTCACCGGCGGCTATGCCATCAACCCCGTCGACGGCGCGCGCGTGCCCATCTGGATCGCCGACTACGTGCTCATGGGCTACGGCACCGGCGCGATCATGGCCGTGCCCGCGCACGACGAGCGCGACTACGAGTTTGCGCAGAAGTATCAGCTCCCGATTCCGCGTGTGATCGCCGCCGACGACGGCAGCGACAAGCTCCCCTACACCGGCGACGGCAAGCTCATCAACTCCCCCGGCTACGACGGCCTGAGTTGGGAAGAGGCGAAAAAGCAGATCACCGCGGACCTCGCCGCGAAGGGCATCGGCAAGGGCACGGTGAACTACAAGCTCCGCGACTGGCTGTTCTCGCGCCAGCGCTATTGGGGCGAGCCGTTTCCGATCGTCTGGGTCAACGCCGACGACTACGCGCGCGCCGCGAAACTGCGCCGCGATTTGCCGGCGCAGCCCGTGACGTTCGTCGAGAACGGCGTGACGCTCTACGCGCTCCCGCTCCCCGAAGTCGCGCTGCCGTTGCAGTTGCCCGACGTGCAATCGTATTTGCCCAGCGGCACCGGCGAAAGCCCGCTCGCCAACGTCCCCGAGTGGCTCGAGATCTGGCTCAACGCCGAAACCGGCGCCGCCGTCCCCGCCTCGCAGCCGAAGCCCGCCGGCGACGCGTGGGTGCGCGGCCGTCGCGAGACGAACACGATGCCGCAATGGGCCGGCTCGTGCTGGTATTACCTGCGCTACCTCGATCCGCAAAACGCGGCGACCTTCGCCGGCAAGGACGCCCTCGCTTACTGGGGCGTGCCCGACCTCTACGTCGGCGGCGCCGAGCACGCCGTGTTGCACCTGCTCTACGCGCGTTTCTGGCACAAGGTGCTGTTCGACCTCGGCGTCGTGCCGCAAGCTGAGCCCTTCAAGAAGCTCTTCCACCAAGGCATCATCCTCGGAGAGGACGGAGTGAAGATGTCCAAGAGCCGCGGCAATGTCGTCAACCCGGACGACATCATCCGCAGCTACGGCGCCGACACGCTGCGCCTCTACCTGATGTTCCTCGGACCGCTCGAAGCGATGAAGCCGTGGAACCCGAAGGGCATCGAGGGCGTGCACCGTTTCCTGCGGAAATTCTGGCGCGAGTGCCTCGGCGAAGACGGCAAGTTGAACAGCCGCATCTCCGACACCGCCGCGCTCACCGCCGACACCGAAAAGCTGCGCCACGAAACGATCAAGAAGGTCGGCGAAGACCTCGAGGCGATGCGCTTCAACACCGCGATCTCGCAGATGATGATCTATCTGAACGCGCTCCAGAAAGAGCCCGCACTGCCGCGCGCCGCGCTGCTGGAGTTCGCGCAGATGCTCGCGCCTTTTGCTCCGCACCTCGGCGAAGAACTCTGGTCGCGCTTGGGCGGGACCGACACCGCAATGGCCGCGGCTTGGCCGCAGTTCGACTCGAACAAGCTCGTGGCCGACACGATGACCATCGTCTTCCAAGTGAACGGCAAGCACCGCGGCGACGCCCAAGTTCCGGTTGCCAGCAGCGAAGCCGACCTCATCAAAACGGCCCAAGAACATCCCAAAGTTGCTCCCCATCTCGCGGGAAAAGCGCTCAAGCGGACCATTTACGTCAAAGGTAAGCTCCTGAACCTCCTTGTGGGATAA
- a CDS encoding FecR domain-containing protein, translated as MKTLLRLFAASLALAVIAAPSAFAQRQLGKKKGPTSKLFLAEAVGEGNITTEGKSHTAKQATAFDAPGTVIETGKDSHQAFVYSNGTAMLVDENTRVEVDRFVQEPFRPDREKSTETEPSISQSDVFVSRGQVNICTSQMVSGSTMNYSTPNASVNIRGGKMAVSTNGTESTIYLLDGDVTVRTGGKDTGGTLLRPGEKATIRPGLPGRPPIITVAPIESNLLPTLDDKVGAACAAKKTVSFETIEKKSEFGAEGEKQQDLPAGAPPAPPEEPTQEIVVTPTTPEELPTNITVSPSALPGGQ; from the coding sequence ATGAAAACTCTTCTTCGCCTCTTCGCCGCATCACTCGCGCTCGCCGTGATCGCCGCGCCGTCTGCGTTTGCTCAACGCCAGCTGGGCAAGAAAAAGGGGCCGACGAGCAAGCTGTTCCTCGCCGAAGCGGTTGGTGAAGGCAACATCACGACCGAAGGCAAATCGCACACCGCCAAGCAAGCGACGGCGTTCGATGCACCGGGAACCGTGATCGAGACGGGCAAAGACTCGCACCAAGCTTTTGTTTACTCCAACGGCACCGCGATGCTCGTGGATGAGAACACGCGCGTGGAAGTCGACCGGTTCGTCCAGGAGCCTTTCCGTCCCGACCGCGAGAAATCCACCGAAACGGAGCCCTCCATTTCCCAAAGCGACGTCTTCGTCTCGCGCGGCCAGGTCAACATCTGCACGAGCCAGATGGTCTCTGGCTCGACGATGAACTACTCCACTCCCAACGCCTCGGTGAACATCCGCGGTGGCAAAATGGCGGTCTCCACCAACGGCACCGAGTCGACCATCTACCTCCTCGATGGCGACGTCACTGTCCGCACCGGCGGTAAGGACACCGGCGGCACCCTCCTCCGTCCCGGCGAGAAGGCCACGATCCGCCCCGGACTCCCGGGCCGCCCGCCCATCATCACCGTCGCCCCCATCGAATCCAATCTTCTGCCCACTCTCGACGACAAGGTCGGCGCCGCCTGCGCCGCAAAGAAAACCGTCTCATTCGAGACGATCGAGAAGAAGTCCGAGTTCGGCGCCGAAGGCGAAAAGCAACAGGATCTTCCCGCGGGCGCCCCGCCCGCTCCGCCCGAGGAACCCACGCAGGAAATCGTCGTGACCCCCACGACCCCGGAGGAGCTGCCCACCAACATCACGGTCAGCCCGTCCGCGCTCCCGGGCGGACAGTAA
- a CDS encoding polysaccharide biosynthesis/export family protein, producing MKPLLRFLLPVLLAALVGPAFAQSGNPADAKKSYVHRLQLADRVRVAVYQEEDLTTLARIDARGMVNLPLIQEIQIGGMTIVEAQDAIQNAFREGRFLRAPQVTVSVEEYAPREVSISGQIRNPGRFPLPNESTYTIVELVTKAGGITDIGKGTAVTITRFLADGTKKVFSVNVDALIKGSKDARAEDNVLLLPGDNVYVPERLI from the coding sequence ATGAAACCGCTGCTGCGTTTCCTCCTCCCCGTATTGCTCGCCGCGCTCGTCGGCCCGGCCTTTGCGCAGTCCGGCAATCCCGCCGACGCGAAAAAATCCTACGTGCACCGCCTGCAATTGGCGGATCGTGTCCGCGTCGCGGTTTACCAGGAGGAAGACCTCACGACGCTCGCGCGCATCGACGCCCGCGGCATGGTCAATCTCCCGCTCATTCAGGAAATCCAAATCGGCGGCATGACGATCGTCGAGGCCCAGGACGCGATTCAGAACGCGTTTCGCGAAGGACGTTTCCTGCGCGCTCCCCAAGTCACGGTCAGCGTAGAGGAGTATGCGCCGCGCGAAGTCTCCATCTCCGGCCAGATCCGCAATCCCGGCCGCTTCCCCCTGCCCAACGAGTCCACCTACACCATCGTCGAGCTGGTCACCAAGGCCGGCGGCATCACCGATATCGGCAAGGGCACCGCCGTCACCATCACGCGCTTCCTCGCCGACGGCACCAAGAAGGTTTTCTCCGTTAACGTCGACGCCCTGATCAAGGGATCGAAGGACGCCCGCGCCGAGGACAATGTTCTCCTGCTGCCCGGCGACAACGTCTACGTCCCCGAACGCCTCATCTGA